From Anabaena sphaerica FACHB-251, one genomic window encodes:
- a CDS encoding FAD-dependent oxidoreductase, translated as MNYKMDSTNSSIATEKTAVVIGGSIAGMLAAQVLTKHFDRVIILERDLLKTIEQAEQRPGVPQSLHVHGLLMRGQQILEQLFPGIVAELADSGAPLINWTADCPWLGFGGWSPRFRSHLTTPTFSRNLLELTIRKHLAANDRVEFRSATQVTSLLSNVNKTAVTGVQIRTGNEPETEIFADLVVDATGRNSRTPHWLQGMGYEPPQETIVNSFLGYASRWYQLPADLQIDWHSVFITAQPPGTRGGVLYQIEGKRWILTMVGIGRDYPPTDEAGFLEFARSLRSPMIYEAIKNAEPISPIYAYKRTENSLRHYEKLSRFPENLVVLGDAVCSFNPVYGQGMTTAALGAVTLDECLSQQGNLIGLSRRFQKQLNQVISVPWMMATGEDFRWSTTEGGQPSFINKMMQRYLEQVLVLQSKSAEVHQLFLEVVNMIKPPSAFFHPRILIQVLRQVFAFQIQGENLNQGESLPKSLPAVVK; from the coding sequence ATGAATTACAAGATGGATTCTACCAATAGTTCTATAGCTACAGAAAAAACGGCTGTTGTCATTGGGGGAAGTATCGCCGGAATGTTGGCGGCTCAGGTGCTGACTAAACATTTTGACCGTGTAATAATTTTAGAACGGGATCTGCTAAAAACAATAGAACAAGCAGAACAACGCCCTGGTGTCCCCCAATCTCTTCATGTTCATGGTTTACTGATGCGGGGTCAACAGATTTTAGAACAGTTATTTCCTGGTATCGTTGCTGAATTAGCAGATTCAGGCGCACCCCTGATCAACTGGACAGCAGATTGTCCTTGGTTGGGTTTTGGTGGCTGGTCGCCCCGCTTTCGTTCTCATTTGACTACCCCCACCTTTAGCCGGAATTTGCTGGAATTGACTATCCGCAAACATTTGGCTGCAAATGACCGTGTGGAATTTAGGTCAGCAACACAGGTAACTAGCTTGCTATCCAATGTCAACAAAACTGCTGTTACTGGTGTGCAGATACGCACGGGTAATGAACCGGAAACAGAGATATTTGCTGATTTGGTGGTGGATGCAACGGGGCGGAATTCCCGCACACCTCACTGGTTGCAAGGGATGGGCTATGAACCACCCCAGGAAACAATTGTCAATTCTTTTTTAGGCTACGCTAGTCGCTGGTATCAACTTCCGGCTGATTTGCAAATTGATTGGCACTCAGTTTTTATCACGGCACAACCACCAGGCACTCGTGGGGGTGTGCTTTATCAAATCGAAGGTAAACGCTGGATTCTGACAATGGTTGGTATTGGTCGAGATTATCCACCTACTGATGAGGCAGGTTTTTTAGAATTTGCTCGCAGTTTGCGATCGCCTATGATCTACGAAGCCATCAAAAATGCCGAACCAATCTCACCAATTTACGCCTATAAACGTACAGAAAACAGTCTGCGTCATTATGAAAAACTGTCTCGGTTCCCAGAAAATTTGGTGGTATTAGGTGATGCTGTTTGTAGCTTCAATCCTGTTTACGGTCAAGGTATGACTACCGCTGCTTTGGGTGCTGTGACTCTGGATGAATGTTTAAGCCAACAAGGTAATTTAATTGGTCTATCTCGACGGTTTCAAAAGCAACTCAATCAGGTAATCAGTGTACCTTGGATGATGGCTACAGGTGAGGATTTCCGTTGGTCTACAACCGAGGGAGGACAACCCAGTTTTATCAATAAAATGATGCAAAGATATTTAGAACAAGTGCTGGTGTTACAAAGCAAAAGTGCGGAAGTTCATCAGTTGTTTTTAGAAGTAGTTAACATGATCAAACCTCCCAGCGCATTTTTCCATCCTAGAATTTTAATACAGGTTTTAAGACAGGTTTTTGCTTTCCAGATTCAAGGGGAAAATTTGAATCAGGGGGAAAGTTTACCAAAATCTCTACCTGCGGTTGTGAAGTGA
- a CDS encoding AAA family ATPase: protein MPSSLEPAEFIQDFTHFEQHVARLIHKAGWTVETAKPNQPGYDLVIKKGNLTGAVQVKWLKGNVTAPQLLKFADYLDSPEGKQFNFGWFITTKGFGGPALALIRGWDRNTKIRCAIAYENKIVEVNGPEETEETIKTDPPKKVYFGVFTCKGGVGKTTVAGHLAGALALQGFNIALVDLDPEQNLQKLVGDGVFVPNPKGVGTTIQVFDGMDWHEDAARDCQIVICDCSPALERNPIELIQKFDYCIIPTTLNPLGINKHGKVIQGTVQEIRKINKIAHLFVVVNNFKDPGIKRFQLMKQVYFGAYQQISKIDDKFHCIDPEEVCIRSSDLLYYWGIHILENPDNPGSRLAFDLIGGRCHPREDFIKLADYIETKAGLGVLRNN, encoded by the coding sequence CCACTTTGAGCAGCACGTAGCAAGACTGATCCATAAAGCCGGCTGGACGGTTGAAACTGCCAAACCTAACCAACCTGGATATGATTTAGTTATCAAAAAAGGAAACTTAACTGGTGCTGTTCAGGTGAAATGGCTAAAGGGTAATGTAACAGCACCACAACTTTTAAAATTTGCTGATTATTTGGATTCCCCGGAAGGAAAACAATTTAATTTTGGTTGGTTTATAACTACAAAAGGTTTCGGGGGACCAGCATTAGCTTTAATCAGAGGCTGGGATAGAAATACTAAAATTCGCTGTGCAATTGCCTATGAGAATAAGATTGTAGAAGTTAATGGACCGGAAGAAACAGAGGAAACCATAAAAACAGATCCTCCAAAAAAAGTTTATTTTGGAGTTTTTACTTGTAAAGGTGGAGTCGGGAAAACGACGGTAGCGGGACATTTAGCAGGTGCATTAGCACTACAAGGATTTAATATTGCCCTTGTAGATTTAGACCCAGAACAAAATCTGCAAAAACTAGTAGGTGATGGTGTTTTTGTTCCTAATCCTAAAGGTGTTGGTACAACTATTCAAGTGTTTGATGGTATGGATTGGCATGAAGATGCAGCCCGTGATTGTCAAATAGTAATTTGTGATTGCTCACCTGCACTGGAAAGAAATCCCATAGAGCTAATTCAGAAATTTGATTACTGTATCATACCAACAACTTTAAATCCGCTAGGAATTAATAAGCATGGAAAAGTTATTCAAGGTACTGTTCAAGAAATACGTAAAATCAACAAAATTGCTCATTTATTTGTTGTAGTCAATAATTTTAAAGACCCTGGTATCAAACGTTTTCAGCTTATGAAACAAGTCTATTTTGGGGCTTATCAACAAATTAGTAAAATAGATGATAAATTTCATTGTATAGATCCAGAAGAGGTTTGTATTCGTTCCAGCGATTTACTTTATTATTGGGGTATACATATCCTCGAAAATCCAGACAATCCCGGTAGTAGGTTAGCATTTGATCTCATTGGGGGAAGATGCCATCCGCGTGAAGACTTTATCAAGTTAGCAGATTATATTGAAACTAAAGCTGGTTTAGGAGTTCTGAGAAATAACTAA